From the Pomacea canaliculata isolate SZHN2017 linkage group LG4, ASM307304v1, whole genome shotgun sequence genome, one window contains:
- the LOC112560989 gene encoding glutathione hydrolase 2-like, translated as MESIEQPIFSTFSAEVTDDKDELIAEDHLEKTSKIKAETSETPRGEHSPLRSSKGPLPFGKNVVTDHNKGLWIIIITTVIFALSITVALVLTIYLVPKRIDGHAAVATDVPKCSEIGLEIIKQGGNAADAAIAAAFCLSVINAQSSGIGGGGFLLYHDHKNSETKAYDFRETAPDAVDENILMGSNREVSGMAVGIPGQLKGLAEIHRDYGRMKWHQLVQPAIDLAVEGFNVTMALHEDLRKHLDLNSLRHEMMNPLRIFLQDQNFVAFGDHLRRPDLAEALKQIASDGADAFYSGPLGIEFVDMVNKSGGKMTYQDLKKYSVNKPNPIVSEFKDFKVLGMPAPSSGPVVSLMLNMMEGFDWQENSDLSPQTYHQMIETFKFGFGYRNLLGDPSDVTYRDDINNSTASFLSKEFAASLRRKIDNETHSSEFYGSVMQPVLDKGTTHLSVIDTNEVMISMTLTLNSWFGSKLMTPSGIIANNQLLDFSFPSGDMPVNERNRLAPGKRPLSSMVPTIVYHKDQPCAKRVITGASNGTRIITGVVQTLINALVFNNNMTNAIARPRLHQQLFPDNRTEYENITFSLPKGGKTTAALPADIISALSGMGQRMVPVAEALSTVQGIMKINDNIEAYSDWRKYGQAATF; from the exons ATGGAATCCATAGAGCAGCCTATTTTCAGCACCTTCAGTGCGGAAGTGACAG ACGACAAAGATGAGCTCATTGCGGAAGATCACCTGGAAAAAACATCGAAGATCAAAGCAGAGACCAGCGAAACTCCTCGCGGCGAGCATTCACCACTTCGATCTTCCAAAGGACCACTGCCATTTGGaaaaaatgt GGTGACAGACCATAACAAAGGCCTGTGGATTATAATCATCACGACAGTTATCTTTGCCCTTAGCATTACAGTGGCACTTGTACTTACAATCTACCTGGTGCCAAAACGG ATTGATGGACATGCAGCTGTAGCCACTGATGTTCCCAAGTGCTCGGAGATTGGACTGGAAATCATCAAGCAAGGTGGCAATGCAGCTGATGCTGCTATTGCTGCTGCCTTCTGCCTAAGTGTCATTAATGCCCAGTCAAGTGGAATTGGCGG AGGTGGATTTCTATTGTACCATGACCACAAGAATAGTGAGACTAAAGCATATGACTTTCGTGAGACTGCCCCTGATGCTGTTGATGAGAACATACTCATGGGTTCAAATCGG GAAGTCAGTGGCATGGCAGTTGGCATACCAGGACAATTAAAAGGGCTGGCTGAAATTCACAGAGACTATGGCAG AATGAAATGGCATCAGTTGGTACAACCAGCCATTGATCTTGCTGTTGAAGGCTTTAATGTCACTATGGCTTTGC ATGAAGATCTGAGAAAACATTTGGACTTGAATTCTCTACGACATGAGATGATGAACCCTCTACGTATCTTTCTGCAAGATCAGAATTTTGTAGCCTTTGGTGACCACCTCAGACGTCCAGATCTAGCAGAAGCACTAAAACAAATTGCTTCAGATGGTGCTGATGCATTTTATTCTGGACCACTGGGCATCGAGTTTGTTGAcatg GTGAACAAATCTGGAGGCAAAATGACATACCAGGACTTAAAAAAGTACTCTGTCAACAAACCCAATCCCATTGTCTCTGAATTCAAAG ATTTCAAAGTACTGGGAATGCCTGCCCCATCCTCTGGACCAGTAGTGTCGCTGATGCTGAATATGATGGAAGGTTTTGACTGGCAGGAGAACAGTGACTTATCTCCACAGACTTACCATCAGATGATTGAG ACTTTCAAGTTTGGCTTTGGTTATCGCAATCTACTTGGTGACCCTTCCGATGTCACTTACAGAGATGATATCAATAACAGCACAGCATCATTTTTAAG caaAGAATTTGCAGCCTCCTTGCGAAGGAAAATTGATAACGAGACTCATTCATCTGAGTTTTATGGCTCGGTCATGCAGCCAGTACTGGACAAAGGCACCactcacctgtctgtcatcGACACCAATGAAGTCATGATTTCCATGACACT CACTCTGAATTCCTGGTTTGGATCCAAACTGATGACACCTAGTGGTATCATAGCCAACAACCAGCTTCTGGATTTCTCTTTCCCATCAGGGGACATGCCTGTAAATGAG AGAAATCGACTTGCTCCAGGGAAAAGGCCTCTCTCTAGCATGGTGCCAACAATAGTATATCACAAAGATCAACCATGTGCCAAGCGTGTCATTACTGGAGCATCCAATGGCACCCGTATCATTACAGGAGTGGTTCAAACGCTGATCAATGCATTGGTGTTCAACAACAACATGACAAATGCCATTGCTCGCCCTCGCCTGCATCAACAACTCTTCCCAGATAACAGAACTGAATATGAAA ATATCACTTTCTCATTACCAAAGGGTGGTAAAACAACAGCAGCCCTACCAGCAGACATCATCAGTGCTTTGTCTGGCATGGGCCAGAGAATGGTTCCTGTCGCTGAGGCGCTGAGCACTGTTCAGGGTATCATGAAAATCAACGATAATATCGAGGCTTATTCCGATTGGAGAAAATATGGCCAGGcagccactttctga
- the LOC112560991 gene encoding tetratricopeptide repeat protein 38-like has translation MVTTHCSWRTLEEWRGMKLPLSTASNEASRMFDASLTQFVGYWEDASVGGISTTLPKMLQADPDFVMGYVLTNSLHLYGGGASVHNNPDLKESVRKMSTLCDRQVNLSVREKKHVKAVQLLADGYIVDACNVWEDILLEHPGDILALKCAYLGYIYLGDSAQLRDSVARILPHWKTSSPYYGFLLGMHAFGLEETNMYERAEKQARKALELNRHDCWSTHTLSHVLEMTGRQDQGIEFLTSTVSDWEGGKSLACHNYWHLALHHIEKGQYQEAVDIFDSQVAVRTNKHKDLFNIQDSCSLLLRLELEGVDVSNRWEEIFELCRPHLDDHILAFNEAHLMMGCLGVGKLDIAHKMLDSIEEFVKSGWGTSHDVMACVGLKVCQALVSFREGDFANVVDLLHPLRYKIFVIGGSNAQRDVFNLLLIHAALKSPRVEHHRIARSMLAERKALKENSPLTDRLLGKVVALHWG, from the exons ATGGTTACCACGCACTGCAGCTGGCGTACACTGGAG gaaTGGAGAGGAATGAAGCTGCCTTTATCAACAGCTAGCAACGAGGCTAGTCGAATGTTTGATGCATCGCTTACACAG TTTGTAGGCTACTGGGAAGATGCCAGTGTTGGTGGTATCAGTACCACATTGCCCAAAATGTTGCAAGCTGACCCAGACTTTG TCATGGGGTATGTGCTGACAAACAGCCTTCATCTTTATGGTGGTGGGGCATCTGTCCATAATAATCCAGACCTAAAGGAATCTGTCAGAAAAATGTCGACGCTTTGTGACAGACAAGTAAACTTATCAGTAAGGGAGAAGAAGCATGTGAAGGCTGTCCAACTGTTAGCAGATGG CTATATTGTGGATGCCTGCAATGTTTGGGAAGACATTCTGCTGGAACATCCAGGGGACATTTTAGCCCTCAAGTGCGCATATCTGGGCTATATTTATCTTGGAGATTCTGCCCAGCTCAGGGATAGTGTTGCACGGATTCTGCCCCACTGGAAGACCAGCAGTCCATATTATGG GTTTCTTCTTGGCATGCATGCATTTGGCTTGGAGGAAACCAACATGTATGAACGAGCAGAGAAACAAGCAAGGAAG GCATTGGAGCTCAACAGGCATGACTGTTGGTCCACCCACACTTTGAGCCATGTGCTGGAGATGACTGGGCGGCAGGATCAGGGCATTGAATTTCTGACATCTACTGTTTCTGACTGGGAG GGTGGTAAATCTCTTGCTTGCCATAACTACTGGCACCTGGCACTGCATCATATTGAGAAG GGTCAGTACCAAGAAGCTGTGGATATATTTGATTCTCAG GTAGCAGTCCGCACCAATAAGCATAAAGATCTTTTTAATATCCAAGACTCCTGTTCACTACTGCTTCGACTAGAGTTGGAAG GTGTGGATGTGAGCAATCGCTGGGAGGAAATCTTTGAGCTATGTCGGCCACATCTGGATGATCATATCCTAGCATTCAATGAAGCACATCTGATGATGGGGTGTCTTGGTGTTGGCAAACTTGACATAGCCCATAAGATGTTGGATTCTATAGAGGAGTTTGTGAA ATCTGGATGGGGTACTTCTCATGATGTTATGGCCTGTGTTGGATTGAAGGTGTGTCAGGCACTGGTTTCCTTTAGAGAGGGAGACTTTGCTAATGTTGTGGATCTGCTGCACCCACTGCGATACAAAATCTTTGTCATTGGTGGCAGTAATGCTCAG CGTGATGTCTTCAATTTACTTCTGATTCATGCGGCACTGAAGTCCCCACGAGTGGAGCACCACCGAATTGCCAG GTCCATGCTAGCAGAAAGGAaagctttgaaagaaaattctccCCTCACAGATCGACTTCTTGGTAAAGTGGTGGCATTGCATTGGGGTTGA
- the LOC112560988 gene encoding E3 ubiquitin-protein ligase RNF19B-like, translating to MKKRDTEMAAAYLGVSVSKGSEHRHSGNAGATGGSPFSISRFLSSRSRRRQHSKSRMSLDSESTRSESSLAAHNVASTSLPAFHSSIAAPPLSRSNNATAINSVVKNMSAGGPQSASSVSSIVSKKQGNGIEGPHRECPVCLTEQSADCFPPIQTCHHRSCVQCLRQYLQIEISESRVNIACPECNERFHPNDMRAILEDEVLMGKYEDFMLRRVLAMDPDTRWCPAPDCGYAVIAAGCAGCPKLKCEREGCDTFFCYHCKQRWHPNQTCDAARAERSPNIRSASISYSHESNSQNEIKPCPRCGAFIVKMNDGSCNHMTCAVCAAEFCWLCMKEISDLHYLSPSGCTFWGRKPWSRKKKILWQLGTLVGAPVGITLVAGIAVPAMIIGIPVWVGRKIHARYRLASRHKRNLAITGGVAASILASPIIAGLAVGIGVPILLAYVYGVVPISLCRSGGCGVTTTNTGGVRFEFDEENEAAGQGNYAGDNHSETMPPVANPSIAPSIGDASLGMTNSLSASGSHMDRVGVLRDADSDRDSASNRAIAGASLNGSLCGSTYTNKLEVQVDVVASGGPQKRASFSSESANFSLSERSATVSFDEVSMRVAYSDGQGRDNGETIASAEGSEARDADVHTIDSADWVNSTPSGASATSPQSPHAPCRSGLGEEIKHGTKCKKLTRFVDDVAEITASAACCKLEEVEFSRVESRSRDRRSSEQSPLREEPTLGPSMGFKEGPPVKRSCSQGRKEGIADRPKTICLTKEQRQIPQSASLLRKSAVADVNDAEEIKHGGLESGPSETGAGLCGTPLENATSHVTIGRDSGDAALPEVDTDKPVGPYQSSASTEDASEPQFLGSRGRSLSCFSLHKTSLEETAAAGETLSSSTGLTGDKECCRPQQGSIRRHSYEQALQHDQTMPILLKLSQ from the exons ATGAAAAAGAGGGATACTGAAATGGCTGCTGCATATTTGGGGGTGTCTGTTTCCAAAGGGTCAGAGCATCGTCACTCTGGCAATGCTGGTGCAACTGGAGGCTCTCCATTCTCAATCAGCCGATTTCTCTCATCTCGTAGTCGACGTCGCCAACACTCCAAGTCACGCATGAGCTTAGACTCTGAATCGACTCGATCAGAATCCAGCCTTGCTGCACACAATGTAGCCAGTACTTCTCTGCCAGCTTTTCACAGCAGCATAGCAGCACCCCCCTTGTCACGTAGTAACAATGCAACTGCCATCAATTCTGTCGTTAAAAACATGTCTGCAGGAGGTCCTCAGAGTGCCTCATCAGTTTCGTCCATTGTGTCCAAAAAGCAAGGCAATGGCATTGAAGGTCCCCATCGAGAGTGCCCAGTTTGTCTTACAGAACAAAGTGCGGACTGCTTCCCTCCCATACAAACCTGTCATCATCGTTCATGTGTGCAATGCCTGCGTCAGTACCTGCAGATTGAGATAAGTGAGTCCCGTGTCAACATTGCATGTCCAGAGTGCAATGAAAGATTCCATCCAAATGATATGCGTGCCATCTTGGAGGATGAGGTCCTTATGGGAAAGTATGAAGATTTTATGTTGAGACGTGTCTTGGCCATGGATCCTGATACACGATGGTGTCCTGCTCCAGACTGTGG TTATGCAGTAATTGCTGCGGGCTGCGCAGGATGTCCCAAACTAAAATGTGAGCGAGAAGGGTGTGACACTTTTTTCTGCTACCACTGCAAACAGCGCTGGCATCCTAACCAAACCTGTGATGCTGCTCGTGCAGAACGCTCGCCAAACATTCGTTCAGCTTCTATTAGCTACAGCCATGAGTCCAATTCTCAAA ATGAGATAAAACCTTGTCCAAGATGTGGGGCCTTCATTGTGAAGATGAATGATGGTTCATGTAATCACATGACATGTGCCGTGTGTGCTGCAGAGTTCTGCTGGCTTTGCATGAAGGAGATTTCAGATCTTCACTATCTAAG TCCTTCAGGTTGCACTTTCTGGGGACGAAAACCTTGGAGCCGCAAAAAGAAGATCTTGTGGCAGCTGGGTACGCTGGTTGGGGCACCTGTAGGTATCACACTTGTTGCAGGAATTGCTGTACCAGCCATGATAATTGGCATTCCAGTTTGGGTGGGGCGCAAG ATTCATGCCCGGTACAGGCTTGCTTCAAGACATAAGCGAAACCTGGCTATAACAGGGGGAGTGGCAGCCTCCATATTAGCCTCTCCCATCATTGCTGGTTTGGCTGTTG gtATTGGGGTCCCCATCTTGTTGGCTTATGTGTATGGTGTGGTACCCATCTCTCTTTGTCGAAGTGGTGGATGTGGTGTCACCACGACCAACACAGGTGGAGTCCGCTTTGAGTTTGATGAGGAAAATGAAGCTGCTGGACAAGGAAACTATGCAG GTGATAACCACAGCGAGACAATGCCACCTGTTGCCAACCCCAGCATTGCTCCAAGCATTGGTGATGCATCTCTAGGCATGACAAACAGCCTCAGTGCCAGTGGTAGTCATATGGATCGTGTTGGAGTGCTAAGAGATGCGGACAGCGATCGGGATTCTGCTTCCAATCGAGCCATAGCTGGTGCCAGTCTTAACGGGAGCCTTTGTGGTAGCACATACACTAACAA ACTAGAGGTGCAGGTTGATGTGGTAGCCAGTGGTGGGCCGCAAAAACGAGCCAGCTTTAGCAGTGAGTCGGCCAATTTCAGTCTGAGTGAGAGATCTGCCACGGTCTCCTTCGATGAAGTCAGCATGCGTGTTGCCTACTCTGATGGACAGGGCAG GGACAATGGTGAGACCATTGCAAGTGCAGAGGGGAGTGAAGCTCGGGATGCTGACGTGCATACCATTGATAGTGCCGACTGGGTAAACAGTACACCATCAGGTGCTTCGGCTACTTCCCCACAAAGTCCCCATGCTCCCTGCCGAAGTGGCTTGGGGGAAGAGATCAAGCATGGCACCAAGTGTAAAAAGCTAACGCGCTTTGTAGATGATGTTGCTGAAATAACTGCCTCAGCTGCCTGTTGTAAACTGGAGGAGGTGGAATTCAGCAGAGTGGAGAGCCGATCTCGAGATAGGAGAAGCAGTGAGCAGTCCCCACTTCGAGAAGAACCTACTCTTGGCCCTAGCATGGGTTTCAAGGAAGGGCCACCAGTGAAAAGAAGTTGCAGCCAGGGTCGTAAAGAGGGGATAGCTGACCGCCCTAAGACAATTTGTCTGACAAAAGAGCAGCGACAAATTCCACAATCAGCCAGTCTTCTGCGAAAAAGTGCTGTTGCAGATGTTAATGATGCTGAGGAAATAAAACATGGTGGCTTGGAATCAGGTCCATCTGAAACAGGGGCGGGACTTTGTGGGACTCCATTAGAGAATGCTACATCACACGTGACCATTGGCAGGGACTCAGGTGATGCTGCTTTGCCTGAAGTGGACACTGACAAGCCGGTTGGCCCCTATCAGTCATCTGCAAGTACTGAAGATGCTAGTGAGCCTCAATTCCTGGGTAGCCGAGGTAGAAGCCTCAGCTGCTTTTCGTTACACAAAACTTCCCTGGAAGAAACTGCTGCGGCTGGTGAAACTCTTTCATCCTCAACAGGGTTGACTGGGGACAAAGAATGCTGTAGGCCACAGCAAGGAAGCATACGCAGGCACAGTTATGAACAGGCCCTTCAGCATGATCAGACAATGCCCATTTTGTTGAAATTGTCTCAGTGA